The sequence TCAATTGCCTCTAAAAAGTTTGGCAGAACTTCTGATTCTTTATACAACGGGCACAAAATGGTGTAAGTTGGCAGCGCGGAATCATCAAGAGATCGCAACAATTCCTCCCCCACCACAATCTCAGGCGATTGGCTTAAACTTTTTCTGACCAAATACAAGTTAAACAACACGTCGATAAAATATAAAGCACTCAAAATCGCCATCACTACCACGCCCGTCATAATTGGATTAATAAATAATCCCAACAAAATCATCACGAGGGCCAAAAACATCGCGCTTTTTTGCCACCCCACAAATGATTTTAAAGCTGATATTTGATGCTCTAAAGTAGTGTGGGTAATAAAGCGTTTTTTATTGTGGGCCACGCCGGCGCCAGCCATATTGTCTTGGCCATAAGGATTTATCCGGGCGGGTTGCTTAGGTTTAATTTTTAAATATATTGCATTAGACCCAATTTCAGCGATAGAACGAGCTAGATGTATTTTAGAATTGCCAGAAAGGCGTGAGCCAAAAATGATATCAACTGCCCCTATCGAATAACCGAGGTTATGGGCGCTAATTAAAAATTCTAAATCAAAGGTCCAAGCAGTTGGGTGCAAGCTAATGTCATCAATAACTTGTTTTTTGAACACTTTCATTCCAGACTGCACATCGCAATCCAACCCGTGTAACCACTTAGCAAAAATCAAAGAAAAAGTTTGGCTCACAATTCGTCGAGGCCAAGGAATATTTTGAGTTACCCGATTAGCGACTACTACATCATGACCCTGGTTTATTTGATACACCATTTCCGGCAAATCTTCTGGCGGGTACTGGCAGTCACCATCTAAAATTGCCAGCAAGTCATATTTGGCGTAACCAAAACCTTCCAGTAAAGAATAAGCTTTACCTTGCTTGCCCTGTTTTAAATGGCATGAGATTGGGTATTGATTGGATAGCCCCCAAGCTAGTTCGCGAGTGTTGTCGGTGGAATTATCATCGACAACGATGATTTCGTAGTTGACTTTGGCCTGGCGTAAGGCAGTATCAATTCTAGAGACTAAAATCGGCAAATTACCTGCCTCATTGAGAGTCGGGACGACTATAGATAAATTGGCCAATTTTTTCATTAAAAATCAATAAAAATAACTTATATGGCCCGCATACAAGTCCTCCCTTAGTAAGGGGCAAATCTTTACATAATTTAGCCACTTTGTCAAGTTTTTTAAGGATATATAAAAATAGGTAAATTTATAGGCGTCTGATACAATAATATTTATTATGAGCTTCGTTTTAATAATTTTTCTGGTCGCACTTTCAGGCATTTTTTCTGGCCTCACGCTTGGCTTTTTTAGCCTGAATAAAGACGACTTGAAACGCAAAGCTGAACTAGGAGATAAGCAAGCGCAAAAAGTTTACGCCATTAGAGAAAATGGCAATTTGCTGCTTTGCACTTTGTTGATTGGCAACGTCGCGGTTAACTCAACCTTATCTATATTTCTAGGTTCGCTCACGTCAGGTTTTGCGGCCGGACTAATCGCTACGGCTTTAATTGTCATTTTTGGTGAAATCGTGCCGCAAGCTTCGTTTTCTCGTCACGCTTTGGTTCTTGGCGCTAAACTTAGCGGCCTGGTTAAATTATTTATTATAATTTTATTGCCAATTTGTTGGCCAATAGCCTGGACCTTAAATAAAATGTTAGGCGAAGAAATACCCACCGTTTATTCCCGAAAGGAAATTATAAAATTAGTTGAACATCAAGAAGACTTATTCCAAAGCGAAATTGACGCTGACGAAGAAAAAATTGTTAAGGGAGCGCTCAGCTTTTCTAATCGGAAAGTTAAAGACGTCATGACTCCCAAGGAAAAAATGTATTGCATCAGCAGCACCCAAAAACTTACCCAAGACATAGTTAAAAAAATCTATGCGACTGGCCATTCTCGAATTCCAATTTATGACAAATCACCAAATAAGATAATTGGCATGTTGTATGTTAAAGATTTGGTCGGGCAAGCCGTCGGCCGCAAAAACGCCGGACAAATCGCCAGGCAAAACGCATTTTTAGTTAACGAAGACCGAAGCCTAGATGACGTTTTAAATGCGTTTAAAGCCAAGCGAAACCACCTTTTTATTGTGACTAACTCAAAGCCGGAAGTTACCGGCATTATTACCATTGAAGACATCTTAGAAGAAATAATTGGGGGCGAAATTGTTGACGAATTTGACGAACTAAAAATTCATAAAGCCTAATAAGGCTAGCCAAAGCGTGTTTTATTTGCTATACTTCGAAACTAATGGAAACAACATCATCAAAATTTACTAAAACTGGACCGCTTTTAATTATTCTGGCGGCTTTTTTGTGGAGTTTGGATGGTTTTTTGCGCCAATCACTTTATAGCCTGCCTTCAACTCTGATTGTTTTTTTAGAACACGTGCTCGGGTTTATTGTTACTCTGCCATTTTTAATCAAGCTTTGGCCGAACCTCAAAAAAATAACTAAAACAGATTGGTTTAGCGTGCTGTGGGTTGCTTTCCTTGGCGGAGTACTGGGTACTGTCTTTTTCACTAAAGCTTTAGGGTTAGTCGGCTATATCGATTTATCGGTCGTAATATTATTGCAAAAGCTTCAACCAATTTTCGCAATCACTTTGGCCATAATCATTTTAAAAGAAAAGCCATCCCACCGATATTGGTGGTACGTCATTGTGGCACTAATTGGAGGCTACCTGGTTACTTTTAAAAACTTTTTACCAAACCTAAGCCACGATTCTGCGACTTTATTCGCGGCTCTGCTGGCGATCGGCGCCGCTTTTGCTTGGGGTTCGTCCACGGTTTTTGGACGCAAGGCATTAAACAATATTGATTTTAAATTACTTACCTCAATTCGGTTTGGCCTAACCAGTATTATTTTAATTCCGGTATTATTTCTTTTAAACACGGCCTCAAATATTTCTCAAATAAACTCGCAACAATGGGGCGCGTTAATTGCGATTGTTTTTTCAACCGGTTTGGTGGCTGTCTTTATATACTATGCCGGCCTACGTTCAACCCGGGCCAGCATCGCTACCATTTGTGAAATGTTTTGGCCAGTATCAGCTATATTTTTAGATTTCTTTATCAACCGAGTGATCCTTTCTCCGTCTCAAATCTTAGGAGCCATATTGCTACTCTACGCCATTTACAAAATTTCGCGGAACCAAAATATAGTTAAGGCTGAGGCTTAAAATCTTTTAACTCGCGCCACTCCCCGGGTTTTAAACCCAATAATTTAACTTGCCCAATTCTTGTCCGCACTAATTTTTTCACTGAATAGCCTAAGTGCTCGCACATTTTTCTAATTTGCCGATTCTTGCCCTCAACTAAAATGATAGAAAATTTGTTATGGCCTAACTTTTTCACCTTGGCCGGCAGTGTTTTATAGCTATAAGAAATCTGGACGCCGCTTGCCATCTGGCTTAAAAATTCCAACGTTACCTTTTTATCAACTTCTACTTCATATTCTTTTTCTACATTATTTTCATGCCGCATCAATTTTTGCGCCAGCTCTCCGTCGTTAGTTAAAATAAGCAAACCCGAGCTTGCCACATCCAACCGACCGACGGGAAAAATTCGAGTAGGAATATTAACATAATCCATTACGTTGTTGTCGCTTTTAGAGTCAGTGGTCGTAATCACTCCAACCGGTTTAAAAAAAGCCAAATAAACTTTTTTTTGCTTATTTGAAATTAATTGATGATCTACTTCAACTTTATCTTTAACGCTGACTTGAGTGCCAAGCCTGGCGACTTGGCCATTAACTAATACGCGGCGCGCCGCAATTAATCGGTCTGCTTCGCGCCGTGAACAATATCCGCAACCAGCAATAAATTTATTTAATCGCATTATCCTTTAAAAACATCGACAGGATAAAAATCACCGTGCCAACAAGCACAATAGTGGCTCCGCTTGGCAAATCGGCATAATAAGAAACTAAAAGTCCAAGCCACACCATCACCTCTGCCGCGATTACGCTTGCAATCACAAACCAAATTAAATTATCTGCGACAATTTTACCTATCGCTACCGGAATCACGAGTAATGCCGTCACTAACACTATGCCCAGGACTTTAATGCCCAACACAACCGCGACACCGGCCATAACGTAAAATAACCACTCGTACAACGCTACTCTAGCGCCCGACGCCTCGGCTAACTCTGTATTAAAGGCAATGATGACTAGCTGTTTAAATTGACGGACTAAAAATATTAAAAAAACTACAGACAAAACCACAATTAAAATTAATTCGGCATTGGTAATGGATAAAATATTACCAAACAAAAAACTGATAAGTTCCGGTTGATACCCTCGCTGTAGGCTCATAAGTAAAATTCCTAACGCCATGCCGCTAGTAAATAAAATACCAATCGAAGAATCAGCTGAAATAGTCGTCTTTTTTTGAATAAACCACATTAACGTCGCCAGCCCCGCCGTAAAAATTAACGCGGTGACTAACGGATTCCAAGAAAGCAACACTCCAATCGCCACGCCCGCAAGCGACGCGTGCGCTATACCTTCGCTGTAAAATGACATTTTTTTAATCACCACAAATACTCCCAGTACGGCAAGCAGTAACGCCAAAACCGTACCACTGATTAAAGCGCGCTGCATAAACGGAAATTGTAAAATCTCAAGCATGATGGTGTTTGTGTTTTTTGCCGCCATGTTTAACGGCCGCGAGGTGTGTATCTAAAAATAAATCAGCTAGCACTTGCTTGTTTAAAACCTGATGAGTTGCGCCAAAACAAACAAGTTTATTGCTTAGACACAAAACTTTTGTCGAATAATCATATACCGCCCCAATCTCATGCGAAATAAAAATTACAGTCAGCTTATGGACATCATTTAAATGGCCGATGATCTCGTGAATGTCTTCTTCGCCGGCAACGTCGACTCCGGCAGTCGCCTCATCCAAAAGTAAAACTTTGGGATCGTTTAGTAACGCCCGAGCGATAAACAAACGCTGTAGCTGTCCGCCTGATAAATTTCCAATTTTAATATTGGCTTTGGGAATTAAATTAAAATGATCTAATAACTTACCAATTTTTTTACGGTCATACTTTTTTTGCCACAGGCGCATAAAATCCCACAAAGCAATGGGCAATGTCCGGTCAAATTCAAAATACTGCGGCACATAGCCGATTTTTTGCAACTGCCTTGGAGTAATCGGCTTACCCGCATAAGTAATATCCCCTTGATGCGGCACTAACCCCAAAATAGCGCGCAATAATGTGGATTTGCCAGACCCATTGGGCCCAATCACGGCCGCGATATCACCTGGCTCAATCGTAAAATTTATATCCCGCAAAACATCGTGCCCACCAAGTTGAACATTTAAATTTTTTACTTGAAGGATAGGTTTTGAGGCCATATTACTTTACAAACAATTTATATCCGTTAGTTTCAATTTCTTGCACTAAATCAGACTTACCTTCCTTGACTATTATACCATTAACCATGACGTAAACCTTGTCTGGTTTAATATATTGTAAAATTCGGTTGTAATGGGTAATTAATAGTATGCCCATGTTAGTGTTTTGCTTAACCTGATTTATGCCGCCGGCAAGCACTTGTAAAGAATCAATATCAGTGCCCGAGTCGGTTTCATCCAAGATCGCGAATTTAGGCTCAAGCACAGCCAACTGTAAAATTTCACTTTTCTTTTTCTCCCCGCCTGAAAATCCAGTATTTAAATAGCGGTGCGCAAAATCACTTGGAATTTTTAGCAGGCCCATCTTGTCTTCTAATAACTTCTTAAAATCTGAGACTGAAATTACTTGCTCGTGCAAATTATTCCAAGCCGTCCGCAAAAAGTTTGCCATGCTGACTCCCGGTATTTCGCTTGGGTACTGAAACGACATAAATAAGCCATGCTTAGCTCTTTTATCCGGCGACAATTTGTTTAACTTTTTTTTATTTAAAATAATTTCACCAGAAGTAACTTCAAATTTTGGATTACCGACAATGGCATTGGCCAAAGTACTTTTGCCAGAACCGTTTGGGCCCATTAAAACTACCACTTCGCCAGAATCAACTTTTAAACTGGCGTTTTTGACTATGTCTTTGCCGTCATCGGTAGCAATGGATAAATTTTTAACTTCTAATTTATTCACCCCTTCAGAAATATTTTTTTCTTTAGTCATATAATCATTTGCTGGTCCCCATTTTTAACGGGGTAAATATTTTTGTAACGCCTTTTCGGTGGCTTTCAAAGCGAGCAAGCCGCACTTAACTCTCATTGGGCTTAGCTTCACGCCGAGCAATTCAAACATCTCATCATTACCGATTTTTTTTACTGACTTGATTGGTTGGCCTTTTATTTTATCAGTTAACAAAGACGCCGCCGCTTGCGATATGGCACAACCTCGGCCATGAAATTTAACTTCAGAAATTGTCTTATCGCTTATAACAAACTGCATCTCCACTTCATCCCCGCAAGACGGATTAAAATCCTTAAACTTAACGGTGGCGCCACGAAGCTCACCAAAATTTCTAGGGTTCTTATAATGGTCTAAAATTTGTTCTTGGTATAATTGATCAAAAGACATATTTACCCCACTGTCATTGCGAGCGAATCGAGTCAGACTCGGGAAGCGTCGCAATCTCTACTATACAAGAGATGACTGCGTCGCTCATCGTAATTCGCTCCTTGAAATGACTAAATAATTTCATATTATTTTGAAAAATAATCCCGAGCGTAAATTAACGCTTTCACAAACACATCAATTTCGGTTTCTGTATTATACAAATAAAAACTTGCCCGTGAAGCTCCCACTATGCCCAATTTAGCCATCAATGGCATAGCGCAAAAATGGCCGCCGCGAATAGCGATACCGAAACTATCTAAAACTTCGGCCAAATCATGTGAATGGATTACTTGTCCGTCTTTAGTTTTTAAAATAAAAGTTACCACTCCGCCCCGCCGGCTTGTATTAGTGCCCCCAACCACTTGAACTTCTGGAATACCTTTTAACTGTTTAAATAAATAAATTAAAAGCTGTTGTTCTTGCCGATAAATATTTTCCAAACCGACTGATTGCAAATATTTTATCGCCGCGCCCAAGCCAATTGCACCGGCGATATTAGTTGTCCCGGCTTCAAATTTGTAAGGCACATCATTAAAAATAGTCTCTTCTACTTTAACCTCTAAAATCATTTCACCGCCAAACATCAAGGGGTCTAAATTTTCTAGCAACTCCTTTTTGCCATACAGCACACCAATGCCGGTTGGCCCGAGCATCTTATGTCCCGAAAAAGCCAGAAAATCACAATTTAATTTGGCCACATCAATTGGCACATGAGCCGCTCCTTGGGCCGCGTCAACTACTATTTTAGCCCCAACTTTATGCGCCAGCTTCGCAACTTTATTAACATCGGTAATAGTGCCAAAAACATTCGACATCAAAGTCACTGCCACAATCTTAACATTATTTGTAAATTGTTTTTCATTAATTACTAACTGTCCGGCCTTATCAACTTCTATTAATTGCAACGTAGCCCCGGCCGCTTTGGCGATTTGTTGCCACGGCACAAAATTGCTGTGATGTTCCATCGCGGAAACTAAAATAACATCCCCGCGCTTTAATTTTTTACCTAAGCCATAGGCTAAAATATTAAGTGCGGCAGTAGCGCCGGAAGTAAATATGATTTCACTAGTTTCAGCGTGAATAAAATCAGCGCAAATTTGGCGTGCGCCCTCATAGGCGACCGTAGTTTTTACCCCTAAACTATGCATCGCCCGATGAACGTTGGCGTTATAAACGCTATAAACATTAGTTACCGCCTCAATGACCGCTTTTGGTTTTTGAGTAGTATTAGCATTATCAAAATACACTAATGGTTGGCCATTAACTTTTTGCTTTAAAATCGGAAAATCCCGTCTAATTTTTTCGACGTTAAACATTTAGGCTATTTGGTTGACCTTATCATGAATTATAGTTTGGCTTCGTTCATCTAACTTGAAATTTTTAACCACTGGCTCAATAAACCCGTTAATTAAAAGTTTAGTTGCCAACCGCTGGTCAACGCCGCGGCTTTGCAGGTAAAATATTTTGTCGCTATCTAGCTGGCTAATTGACGCGCTGTGGCCACATTGCACATCGTTAGTCGCCACAAATAAATCAGGGATAGCGTTGGCTTGCGCTTTTTCACTCATCACCAACATGTCAATTTTTTCATCAGCTACCGATTGTTTAGCTAAAGCGCCAATATCAATTGAACCCCAGGCAAATAAATTTGATGAATCGCGCGCCACGCCGCTTAAATTCATAAGGCTTTGAGTCAATGGTGACTCATGCTTAGTTGAATTGTTAATATTAAACTTTTGTTCGCCACTGCCAAAAATTAAACCATTACTTTGAGCTTCGGCTCCCTGATCCACTAAATTGGCGCCAATTTCAAGTTTATGAAAATCACTGCCTAACAAAACGTACTGCCAATTAATTCTCCCATTGGCAAATACTTTTGACCGGCGCGTATCAAAGGCCGTTGATTTTAAATTTAACGATTGTATTAAAGAATATTGAACTTCGGCATTTTCACCCACCACCACCTCAATTAGCGAACTTCTAAATACAGGCTGATTTGATTTTTGGTGCTCAATAATTTCAACGTTCGCCCCCTGACCAACTAACACCAAAACATAATCTATGTGAGAAGACTTAGATAACAATAAATCTATCTCAATTGGTTTATTCAATCTAGTCTGAGGCGCAATCTCCAACACCGCCGAGCGATTAAACCAAGCTTTTTGTAAATTAATAAAGTAGTTATCAGAAAAATTAACCGTCTCAAACAAATATTTAGAATCTTTTGGGCTTATAGCGCGTAAAGTTACGCCCGGCTGGCTTTCTA comes from Candidatus Buchananbacteria bacterium CG10_big_fil_rev_8_21_14_0_10_42_9 and encodes:
- a CDS encoding EamA family transporter yields the protein METTSSKFTKTGPLLIILAAFLWSLDGFLRQSLYSLPSTLIVFLEHVLGFIVTLPFLIKLWPNLKKITKTDWFSVLWVAFLGGVLGTVFFTKALGLVGYIDLSVVILLQKLQPIFAITLAIIILKEKPSHRYWWYVIVALIGGYLVTFKNFLPNLSHDSATLFAALLAIGAAFAWGSSTVFGRKALNNIDFKLLTSIRFGLTSIILIPVLFLLNTASNISQINSQQWGALIAIVFSTGLVAVFIYYAGLRSTRASIATICEMFWPVSAIFLDFFINRVILSPSQILGAILLLYAIYKISRNQNIVKAEA
- a CDS encoding 23S rRNA pseudouridine synthase F, with product MRLNKFIAGCGYCSRREADRLIAARRVLVNGQVARLGTQVSVKDKVEVDHQLISNKQKKVYLAFFKPVGVITTTDSKSDNNVMDYVNIPTRIFPVGRLDVASSGLLILTNDGELAQKLMRHENNVEKEYEVEVDKKVTLEFLSQMASGVQISYSYKTLPAKVKKLGHNKFSIILVEGKNRQIRKMCEHLGYSVKKLVRTRIGQVKLLGLKPGEWRELKDFKPQP
- a CDS encoding cysteine desulfurase encodes the protein MFNVEKIRRDFPILKQKVNGQPLVYFDNANTTQKPKAVIEAVTNVYSVYNANVHRAMHSLGVKTTVAYEGARQICADFIHAETSEIIFTSGATAALNILAYGLGKKLKRGDVILVSAMEHHSNFVPWQQIAKAAGATLQLIEVDKAGQLVINEKQFTNNVKIVAVTLMSNVFGTITDVNKVAKLAHKVGAKIVVDAAQGAAHVPIDVAKLNCDFLAFSGHKMLGPTGIGVLYGKKELLENLDPLMFGGEMILEVKVEETIFNDVPYKFEAGTTNIAGAIGLGAAIKYLQSVGLENIYRQEQQLLIYLFKQLKGIPEVQVVGGTNTSRRGGVVTFILKTKDGQVIHSHDLAEVLDSFGIAIRGGHFCAMPLMAKLGIVGASRASFYLYNTETEIDVFVKALIYARDYFSK
- a CDS encoding SUF system NifU family Fe-S cluster assembly protein, which encodes MSFDQLYQEQILDHYKNPRNFGELRGATVKFKDFNPSCGDEVEMQFVISDKTISEVKFHGRGCAISQAAASLLTDKIKGQPIKSVKKIGNDEMFELLGVKLSPMRVKCGLLALKATEKALQKYLPR
- the sufC gene encoding Fe-S cluster assembly ATPase SufC, whose protein sequence is MTKEKNISEGVNKLEVKNLSIATDDGKDIVKNASLKVDSGEVVVLMGPNGSGKSTLANAIVGNPKFEVTSGEIILNKKKLNKLSPDKRAKHGLFMSFQYPSEIPGVSMANFLRTAWNNLHEQVISVSDFKKLLEDKMGLLKIPSDFAHRYLNTGFSGGEKKKSEILQLAVLEPKFAILDETDSGTDIDSLQVLAGGINQVKQNTNMGILLITHYNRILQYIKPDKVYVMVNGIIVKEGKSDLVQEIETNGYKLFVK
- a CDS encoding metal ABC transporter permease, with translation MAAKNTNTIMLEILQFPFMQRALISGTVLALLLAVLGVFVVIKKMSFYSEGIAHASLAGVAIGVLLSWNPLVTALIFTAGLATLMWFIQKKTTISADSSIGILFTSGMALGILLMSLQRGYQPELISFLFGNILSITNAELILIVVLSVVFLIFLVRQFKQLVIIAFNTELAEASGARVALYEWLFYVMAGVAVVLGIKVLGIVLVTALLVIPVAIGKIVADNLIWFVIASVIAAEVMVWLGLLVSYYADLPSGATIVLVGTVIFILSMFLKDNAIK